From the genome of Rhododendron vialii isolate Sample 1 chromosome 10a, ASM3025357v1:
TTGCTGGGGTGAACCCAGTGCTGCTAGCACGTGCTTCGACATCTCCAAAGTCCAAGAAGTTGGTGTTTGCTTCTCGAGAAAATATCATTGCAACAGGTGTAGTAATTTTACTCACCGTgttgaatataattttttaccaATTGCGTAGTTTAGGTGAAAATAGTGTGGGGAGAACTCTCTCTTCGTCAACATCAGAGGGGCTGTGTCGTCATTTCTCATTTGCTGAGCTGTTATCAGCGACCAATAACTTCAATGATGAATTGGTCATTGGAAGTGGTGGATTTGGTAAGGTCTACAAAGCGCTTATTGATGATGGCGCAACGATGGTTGCCTTAAAGCGGTGTAATTTGAAGTCTCAAGGAGCAAAAGAGTTTTGGACAGAAATCGAGATGCTTTCCAAGCTTCGGCATACACATCTCGTTAGTCTTTTAGGCTATTGTGACGAACGCGATGAGATGATCCTTGTTTATGAGTTTATGGAGCATGGTACACTTGCTGATCATCTTTACAAAGTTAAAACCAAGGGTAATGGTACCGTTGGCCATATGTCATGGGAGCAAAGGCTCAATATTTGTATAGGTGCTGCTCAAGGGTTGGATTATCTCCATACAGGTATTCGATATGGTATAATACACCGAGATGTGAAAAGCACAAACATTCTATTGGACAAGGACTGGACAGCTAAGATTTCAGATTTTGGGTTGTGTAAACTGGGCTCAACAAGCCATTCCCAGTCGTATGTTAGCACACTTGTTAAAGGCTCATTTGGGTATTTTGATCCAGAGTACTTCTTGACCTGTAAACTAAGAAAGAAATCAGATGTGTATGCCTTTGGTGTCGTGATGTTGGAAATGCTTTGTGGGAGGGCAGCAGTTGATACCCGGGTTGACGAGGAGCAATGTAGTCTAGTCCTATGGGCTAAACAGGGAATCAAGGAGAACAAACTTGATCAGCTTCTTGACCACAGGCTGAGGGATGAAATCTCGCCACACTGTCTGAAGGTGTTTGTTGAGATTGCTAATAGTTGTTTAGATAGTCATCCAAAGAGGCGGCCTACAATGGCTGATGTGGTAGTGAGACTCCAGTGCCTATTGGCTTTAGAGAATCAATGCATGGTTCCTTCCacagaggaagaggaggaggatgatttTAGTGTTGGTGGGGATGTGGACGAGCAGTTTGGTGAGAACACAAAAAGGGATGACTCTCTTCCACGAGGCGATGCTCCTTCCTCCTCCACTTTGGCGCTGAACAGTAAGAACACCCATGGCCAGAAGAGGTCAAAGGGAAAGGTAAGCAAGGTGTTTCAGAGGAGTATTGAATTTCTAGCTAAAGGTGTGGATACcaagaggaaaaaaaggaaCGTCTATGATTCCAGTGGTGAACGACCAGTTTCATCACATAGTTCGACGCATCTAAGATCGCAGTGGAAAAATGTCACTCTTCAATTGCGTCGCTTCACAGTTGGAAGCAACATCCCTAGGAACTTCTCATCCTCGGCTGCAAGTGGCGGCAATCTGAAAGGACAGATTTTACCCTCATCCAATTTAAGGATCTTTACTTTTTCTGAATTGAGGactgctactaaaaatttcagAAACGAAAGAATGTTGGGAGAAGGAGGCTTCGGTAGAGTTTACAGGGGTTTGCTTGATGAGAAGAATGGTAGGGGATTGGTCTTCGCCGTCAAGAAGTTAATGGCAGGGAGCATGCAAGGATTTCGGGAATGGCAGGTAATTACACTGAGACAATTTAGTGGCTGAAAATTATATAAAATGTCTCAACCAtaattgcatatattttttCACTAGTTAGAGCTTGATACTTAAACGTACTCAAACGCTTCTTATCCTTGTATTTACTATTCCTCCTCCCCTTTTTATGCCCCAATTGTACATCTTTGCTATCGGTTCCAGTAAAGAGCACTCTTTGCTCAAGAAATGGTCTTCAGGAACAAATATCACTGTTTTACATCTTTTTTCCCCCCATCAAACTGCAAGTCTCAAGTGGTGCCTGAAGTAATATAGGATGCAATTAGATTTTTCATTAGTTGTGATTTTGTTGGATTGTGTTGAGGTTAGGGCTCGTGGTGCCTATAAGTTTTTCTGTCGGGTTACGAATATGACTTTCCTTGGAAAGGGATGGAAAGACTAACCAAAAGAATTGCTGCTGTGAGGGCTAGTTTGGTTTTGCAACCATCGAGAAGACTTCAATGCCCTTTTAAATTGACCTCTACGTCACCATAAGGAGCAAAAGAGAAACTCCATATCAGTCTGCAGGGTATAGTTTCGGAGGGATTCTTTGTTCTGAAATTTTGATGCACTGTTTATGTCAATAAAAAGCTTCAGTCATTGGCTCAATCATGACTAAAGTAGTTAAGGTGCTGTATTCTTTGTCCTCTGGATTCTTTCTTGCTCGTTTCTTCCTCTTGGTTAACTGACTTACATTGTGGTTATGTGACATGTGTGCATGTTTGAAGAATATACTAGAGATTTCTTGTCATTTGTGGAAAATTTTAGAATGTAACTCGTTGATTGCACTCGTGCGTTAAATGGAAGTTGTGtgttatatttattttgttcCATGTTCATTATGAAGTTTTAATTcgactctatttctctctcatgCTTTGGATCACTAGTTGTTTGATCGATGTATTTCTCATGTTTAAATTCTTCTGAATGCTGTCTGTTTGTTCAATATTTGTGCAGGCTGAGCTTAACTTCTTAGGAAGTCTTTCTCATCCTAACCTTGTTAAGCTATTAGGATACTGTTGGGAAGAGGATGAGCTACTCCTTGTCTATGAATTCATACCAAAGGGCAGCTTGGAGAACCACCTTTTCGGACGTAAGAGTTAACAgatcaaactgattttgccTTATGCAAATCCGTTCACATGTCATTTGGCTTACTAGACAGCTCATGAGTTGGCTTATGCAGGGGGCTCTGCTGTTCAGCCACTTCCATGGGGCATTCGGCTTAATATACTAATAGGAGCAGCTCGAGGGCTGGAATTTTTGCACACATCTGAAGTTAAAGTGATTTACAGAGATTTCAAGACCTCAAATATATTGCTAGATGAGGTAAGCTACCTGCAATAAATCAATTAGAGCTGGGTGAGAATGAAAGAAATTCAAATCATTTAGGATAGAACATTATACTTCTCTTGTCCAGTATTTTAGATGTCGTAACTTTTGGATTTCACTGATTCGGTCGTTCACCTTGTCACCACGCTCTTGGTTGGAACACTATCTTCCCACTTCATTTTCATTGCATAAATGACTTTAGGAAGGCAAGGCATGATAACTTTAACTTAGTTTtacatgtgtttttttgttctcCGCAGTCCTACAATGCCAAGCTGTCAGACTTCGGTTTGGCCAAATCGGGTCCCTCAGAAGATGCCACGCATGTGTCAACACGGATTATGGGAACACAGGGCTATGCTGCTCCGGAATATGTTGCCACAGGTAATCCCTGAAGGCTTAACGATTATCAAAATCAAGATTTCCAAACTTTGCACGCTTCAATGCCATTTGAACTAAACCCAACATATCGACTTGTTACCATGTTTAACATTATTGTTGTTAAACAGGGCACTTGACCACGAAGAGTGATGTGTatggttttggtgttgtattggTTGAGATGCTTACAGGCTTACCTGTACATGATAGAAGCCGCCCGCATGCAAAACAAAATCTCGTTGACTGGGCCAAACCATATTTGTTGCACAAAAGAAAGTTGATAAACATAATGGACTCTCGATTGGAAGGGAAATATCCTCCAAAAGCTGCTTTCCAGATAGCTCAGGTTGCTCTAGAATGTCTTGTACTTAAACCAAAAACTAGGCCATCAATGACAGCAATTGTTGAGACACTGGAACATATAGGCGCAAGCAACGGAAAACCCATGGAGCCTGTGCAACATTGACCTCCTCTTCCCCCTAGGCAAGACGCAATTCAGTCCTATCAACTCCCAGAACGAGCACGGAAACTTCAGTATACTGCTTCCCATGAAGAGCAGATTTTCCATGTAAAGCTGATTGTTCCTAATTAtattaaaccttcttttttccttctaccTTGTCACCTCCTGAAAATTGTACTATTAGTTTTGCTGTTCTAGGGGTATTTTGTATGTAATAGAGATGAGGATATTTGTAATCAAAATGCAACTATTGATGCTAGTCTATTGACTTATGCTTGACAATATGTTAAACATAGCTCTATACATGTGTAAAAAAATACGATGTAAAGGCTGCCTTATATCTCGCACGAAGAGGATATTTTTTGGAGGAATAAAAATATTCAGATtgactgcattttttttttgtaattttaaataGCTGAACTGAGAGATTGAGAAGAGTATGGCACTCATGATGGTGCTGGTGAATGATGACAAAGTTCATTGTCAATAAAAAGTAATAATTATCTTTTCCATGTGAGAAGTCTACAGCAATTTGGGGGGCTGGGGGTTCGATGTGTTAGAGATTTTTATATTGCTAAGAGTGATTATTTACTCTTGAAAaaagatgaggaggaggaggaggggctTGTGATAGAATCTAAGCGATGCGACTAAATTTGGTTAAGAGCAGAACATGCATGCATAATGGTGGTCGTGTAGTTTTTTCCTCTTCCCGGATCCCACAAGTTGATGGAGAATTGGATCTGTTGAATTTCCCTGTTGATCCACCTGAGGAGGGGTTTTGTTTTGGCACACTTCTTGGCCGCCTAAACAAAATTTCTGGCTCTATCCCTGATTCTCTGTTGTATTTTAGAGCTTAACTAGAGCTAGCATAGTTATGGTGTGGATCTGATTTTGTTGCTGTTCTACTGAATTCCTACTTCAGAGTCCTAACAAATGAACAGTTTCCATGGAACAGACTTTCCAGGTATAGTTTCACATTTTTGGCTTGACAATTGTTACTTTCATATTTAGATAATTTTGGTCATTTTGAATGAAGCCATGCAAAGTCGCTTCAGAGTTTCGAGCAATTCCATAAATATCGTAATACTTGACATTTCATTGAAAATTGCATATATAATAGGGTATCTAAAGCTCCAAGGATCTCAAAAGTCCTCCCAAAAACATAAACAAGGAGAAGTTGGAAATCCGGTCTTCAAAATGATGAATGTGATGGCATAGTCTCTTCAAAGATCAGGAACGGTAGAAACAATTCGAATTTGGAATGGTAGAAACAATTTAAGGCGCTTTAGAAGAACGCTATCCTAAAGACGGTATTTGTCCCAACCAAATGGTGTGCACTGGATTACAATAAATCCGCCTTCAAGATACAACGAAACCGAACTCTAGGTTCTTTCTATTTGTGTTTGCACAAACGAAGACAAACAGAATATCCACTAAGCAAATATAAAAGAaccaaaaattgatattctaTTTCTGCAGAATAATAGAATATCAGTATGCCAAAAATTCTAGGAAGATAGCgtgtagagagagagcaatCCAATATGGAATTTTGGGTGTAGGGAATGACTTTAtaaatggcctatttatagactaaTAGGCACCTTTGTCTGGAAGGTTGTATCTTTAGTAGACACACAGTAGGAATGGTGATGTCTTTTAAAGAGACTAATTACGAAGGGTCATGTCTTTTGAAGACAATTAATTAAAAGGAATCAGGCCTCTTTGTAGGCACCCTTTGTGAAGAGTCATGTCTCTAATAGacattaatttaattaggaAGGGTCATGCCTCTGGTAGGCACCCCCATGTTTCACATCCCTTCTTAACAATTACATCTCTTCACAAACAAACACATCCCTCCACATAAAGTCACGACTCGTGTGAAAAGGTGTCAcagccttttcaaaaaaatcccacCTAAAACccattaattattttgaaaatctctaataGGAGATAGTAGTGTTGATGTATCTGCAGAAGCATGCTTTGCGTTTAATGTTTTTTGATTCTGGAGTTATTATGTTTTGCACTTAACTGTTTTTTGGTGCATAACAGTTAAGGTTgtttaacttacccaaaaaaaaaacggtcttgctattgtcagcccactgggttgacgataagcacactaaaagacaagaaaaacacttATTTCTGTATACTTTTTATacctttaatatacattcacaaactcactattgtcagcccaataggctgattttagaattttcctttttactAAACATTCACGCACAACAGGAAATGCAATTGCACTTGAACAAAAAGTCGAGAAAATAACCATTGAAATGAGCGACGATCAATGCAGGCCACCCATGGTTTGTTTTCGGTAAACAAagacaataacaaaaaaaactgaaaGAAACAGACTTGTGTATATAGAAAAGAAGAGGCATGAGAGAATGAAAGAGACTTGCCTGGTGCATTGGCAGGATTTTGTTAGAGCTAGCCATGGCCTCCTCCGATTCCTGCGAACACTGTTCAAATCGGAGTTAAAACCAGCGATACCAGAATCTCTACAAAATTGAAAGCTACAATGTGTGTGGCACAGTAGATATGGGTAGTAGTGTCCTAAGCTACTTCAGATTGGATGCAATGGTAAGGGTTCAACAAAAATGTGAAGATCATTACAGAATCTATGCCGCACTCCCCTCCCTCGATCAAATCTAAACTAATAACGAAAAATAGTTTTAATCTAATAAAGCGAAGAAGGGGGGAAAAATACATGATTCATGgcccaaaaaggaagaaaatctGAGCTATTATCTTTCCAACataggaaaaagagaaaagaaatcaAACGGTTTCACTGCAACAGCAAATCAAAAGATAATTAATACAGACAAAAACAACATACTCTATATTGGATGCCTAAACTAAACTTTAGAAgccttaaaaaatttatttccgTTTCGTATGTTCATTTTCTGTTGTATCTAACTCTGGTGTAATTTCTTCCAGttgaattttgtaaattcacatgCATCGCTGGTAGGCGCAATGGAAAGTAGGCTTTcactagagaaaaaaaaaaaaaaaccatatcgGCACAAAGGCTTCGGTAAAGGCCAATGAACTCGCTATGTCCTTTTCAGAGCGAGAGGCATTTTTATTGATGTGCATTAAGCAAGATTCCTATGATCCTATCTCTGTTGTGCTAGGAAATAATTCTCGAAATTTTGGTATTG
Proteins encoded in this window:
- the LOC131304478 gene encoding receptor-like protein kinase FERONIA; translated protein: MFPYLLSIAVPLYFFLLQSTLTLAINSPGLYSQQLDHVAVNCGSSSASTAKDTRKWTGDTSSDYITSLYSSKSKLISLKATNQPLPYDPIPYATARLSHWPFTYTFRVTPGQKLIRLHFYPASYRGGFKRSEAFFTVKAGPYTLLSNFSASLAVDALGLPSLVKEYCVNVDEDQPLIITFSPSRIGNSDEVYAFVNGIEIISMPAALYHTHEGNPAAKIIGKSDRCTIDKSIALEKVHRLNVGGSSISSIEDTGMFRDWYEDSNYLLEKSSVEPVTTTIRIKYTSIPPYTAPQKVYQTSWSLVPDKQANKTESNFTWRLPVDLGFRYLLRLHFCELEYEIKESGRMEFSIFVNEQVAEAKGDLIKWSGGNGVAVYKDYVVMMEGDRMEGKRDLLIALRPHNHGWTEPIDATIKGVEVFKLSNHDKNLAGVNPVLLARASTSPKSKKLVFASRENIIATGVVILLTVLNIIFYQLRSLGENSVGRTLSSSTSEGLCRHFSFAELLSATNNFNDELVIGSGGFGKVYKALIDDGATMVALKRCNLKSQGAKEFWTEIEMLSKLRHTHLVSLLGYCDERDEMILVYEFMEHGTLADHLYKVKTKGNGTVGHMSWEQRLNICIGAAQGLDYLHTGIRYGIIHRDVKSTNILLDKDWTAKISDFGLCKLGSTSHSQSYVSTLVKGSFGYFDPEYFLTCKLRKKSDVYAFGVVMLEMLCGRAAVDTRVDEEQCSLVLWAKQGIKENKLDQLLDHRLRDEISPHCLKVFVEIANSCLDSHPKRRPTMADVVVRLQCLLALENQCMVPSTEEEEEDDFSVGGDVDEQFGENTKRDDSLPRGDAPSSSTLALNSKNTHGQKRSKGKVSKVFQRSIEFLAKGVDTKRKKRNVYDSSGERPVSSHSSTHLRSQWKNVTLQLRRFTVGSNIPRNFSSSAASGGNLKGQILPSSNLRIFTFSELRTATKNFRNERMLGEGGFGRVYRGLLDEKNGRGLVFAVKKLMAGSMQGFREWQAELNFLGSLSHPNLVKLLGYCWEEDELLLVYEFIPKGSLENHLFGRGSAVQPLPWGIRLNILIGAARGLEFLHTSEVKVIYRDFKTSNILLDESYNAKLSDFGLAKSGPSEDATHVSTRIMGTQGYAAPEYVATGHLTTKSDVYGFGVVLVEMLTGLPVHDRSRPHAKQNLVDWAKPYLLHKRKLINIMDSRLEGKYPPKAAFQIAQVALECLVLKPKTRPSMTAIVETLEHIGASNGKPMEPVQH